The following proteins are encoded in a genomic region of Glycine soja cultivar W05 chromosome 17, ASM419377v2, whole genome shotgun sequence:
- the LOC114393038 gene encoding copper transporter 5-like, producing MMHMTLYWGKKVTILIDSWKTDSWTSYVLSLLACLVVAAFYQYLENRRIRLKLLAGDRRPLPAPEIRTPLLRWGVAGGDNARLGVKFAEAVLFGVNSAIGYLLMLAIMSFNGGVFLAIVVGLTIGYFFFRNEGEDDALVVDNNSCACA from the coding sequence ATGATGCACATGACCCTTTACTGGGGCAAGAAGGTGACGATCTTGATCGATTCATGGAAGACCGATTCCTGGACGAGTTACGTCCTGAGTCTACTCGCCTGCCTCGTCGTTGCCGCGTTCTATCAGTACCTCGAGAATCGCCGGATTCGCCTGAAGCTCCTCGCCGGCGACCGGAGGCCCTTGCCGGCGCCGGAGATCCGCACCCCTCTTCTCCGGTGGGGCGTCGCCGGCGGCGACAATGCCAGGTTGGGCGTCAAGTTCGCGGAAGCGGTTCTGTTCGGGGTGAACTCTGCGATCGGGTACTTGTTGATGTTGGCGATCATGTCCTTCAATGGAGGGGTGTTTTTAGCAATTGTGGTGGGTCTCACCATTGGTTATTTTTTCTTCAGGAATGAGGGGGAGGATGATGCGCTTGTTGTTGATAATAATTCTTGCGCATGtgcttag
- the LOC114393844 gene encoding uncharacterized protein LOC114393844, giving the protein MAGKVLKETKSLSAAEVAVAEAETAVSSVKCCCCGLMEECTHAYIGRVRERYGGRWICGLCSEAVKEEREREKIVITMDEALKRHMRFCQQFKSSGPPDNTNEDFILAVKQILFRTLDSPRKDRFICRPLGRSHSCFSTMQGTPTQGETD; this is encoded by the coding sequence ATGGCTGGTAAGGTTTTGAAAGAAACAAAGTCGCTGTCGGCGGCGGAGGTGGCGGTGGCGGAGGCGGAGACGGCGGTGTCGTCGGTGAAGTGCTGCTGCTGCGGGCTGATGGAGGAGTGCACGCACGCGTACATTGGGCGCGTGAGGGAGCGCTACGGGGGTCGATGGATATGTGGACTGTGTTCGGAGGCTGTGAAggaagagagggagagagagaagattGTGATAACAATGGATGAGGCTCTGAAGCGACACATGAGGTTCTGCCAACAGTTCAAGTCTTCTGGTCCTCCAGATAACACCAATGAGGATTTCATTCTGGCAGTGAAACAGATCCTCTTTCGCACTTTGGATTCTCCCAGGAAAGACCGTTTCATTTGTCGACCACTTGGGAGATCTCACAGCTGTTTCTCAACCATGCAAGGAACTCCAACACAGGGGGAGACAGACTGA